In the Archocentrus centrarchus isolate MPI-CPG fArcCen1 chromosome 11, fArcCen1, whole genome shotgun sequence genome, TCGCTAAGAAACTGAGTGCTGTGCTTCTCATCACACAAGCTTACACAGAATATGTTGAAGATCCCGATAGAGAGAAATCCACAAAATTTACAGGCAGAAAAAGGAACCCTGATGTGTTGGCAACAGAGGGAAACTTCCAGACAAAGAATTACATTTGAAACACATCACAGCACTGAAGTTGTATTcactacattttaaaaacctactttaatttaaaaaaaaatgacactggtagtggatattttatttcatgtacATTAAATTAGATCTGTTAGTAGGATGTAAGGACGCATTCAGCCGTCCGCTGCAGAATCTGCCGCGTATAAGGCTCCTAGTTGGCTAGAGTGAAACACACTGAATAAAAACCCATTCAGCTGATGCTTTGGGTAAAAAAGGATTTTTGTAATAGATTAGGAAACATATACTAGCATCAGACTTTGTTACTAGCTATGTAACGCCACCATCCATATACTACTGTTATTAGAGACTGTTAAAATCAAACTGCTGATCTCTCCAGGTGAAATCTGCCTTTGACTCGGTTTATTTTGAACTGACTGTTGGATGCTGCAGGAAACATTTCCTTTGTTGACTCTGAGTCAAAAACAGCTGCAATGcttgaaaacagttttatatttacagtatttagtTTCAAAAATTTCCCCATCTACAGGGTTCAGTGTTCCTTTGTGTCAAACATCCAGTCAGATATAATTAATCTGTAATCCAACAATCAGTGACCGCTGTGGGTCACAGTGTTTGTCTCCACATCACAGATGTTTGCATTAAGCACAAACCATTTTACTCCTATACCTTCAACAAGTCAAATACTCTGGAAAAAGTCACAAACATGCATTTGTTTAGGTTtccaattcatttttatttggtgACAAACCAATTGAGATGCAACAACCCAAATTACCCAAACAACCCTCCTTTGGAGAAAGATTCAGAATcaacttatggtgcacagtgcaagattttaaaaactgtcCTGTTGTCTGAGCAAAACTGCaaggcaaagaccctgcagCGTCAAAACCCCGACAACCGGacagccccctatgagcaagcaccaggcgacagtggggaggaaaaactcccttgtaacaggaagaaacctccggcagatccaggctcagggaggggcagccatctgccgcgactgaagcactaatttactttaaaataattGAAACTTTTGAAAAGAGGGTTGTGACTTCAGATTATGTAGAGCTTTTTAAATTTGGTAGCTTGACAAAGCAGAGCTGGGACTTAGCCCTACTTAATTTTCAAGAGGATTATTCTCTTGTTTCATTCACTTTCATTGCTGGTAGTGCAGCAAGTGAATGCCTTCCTCAAACAACCAAATATGGAAGCGCAGGTCCTCCTGAAACCTCTGCCCTGTCTGTTGTGTTGATGGGAGGATGTGGATCCATTCGTTTCATCTTCTTGGCTGTGAGACTTTGCTGATTTATTCTCACAGACTTCAGGACCTTTAGTGCTCCTTTTGAAAATTCTCCACATCTTCTTTGGCTCCTCTGCTTTTTTAAACTGCGCTTTTAGTGCAGTCGCAACAAGAGTCACGAAAGACAGATCAGCCTTTGTCATCATATCCTGAAGTTTGTATTTGGATCCACAAATTTGTTTCAGGTTCTTGTATATGATTTTGTGCAGTTTTTTAACATCTTGTGGTACGGTGTAACTCTGGTCTTTCATAAACCAGTCCTTTACACCAGTTATTATCGGTACCAAATCGATGTTTCCAACTGATGTCTGGGTTTTCTTTGCAATGTAGCCGACTAACGTTGCAAGAAACAAGGTGAGAAAGTTGTCAAACTCAAGTAGCAGAGTTTGGCTCTCTGCGCTCTCAGCGCCGGTCACGGCGCTATTCTCGGCGCTGGTCTCTGTGCTGGGCTCTGAGCTGGTCTCTGCGCTATTCTCTCCCTTGGGCTCGGCACTATTCTCTGCGCTGGGCTCTGCGCTATTCTCTGCACTGGTCTCAGCGCTGGTCTCTGCGCTATTCTCTCCCTTGGGCTCGGCACTATTCTTTGCGCTGGGCTCTGCGCTGGTCTCTGAGCTGGTCTCTGCGCTATTCTCTCCCTTGGGCTCGGCGCTATTCTCTGCGCTGGTCCCTGAGCTGGTCTCTGAGCTGGTCTCTGTGCTGGTCTCTGTGCTGGTCTCTGAGCTGGTCTCTGAGCTGGTCTCTGTGCTGGGCTCTGCGCTGGGCTCTGCGCTATTCTCTCCCTTGGGCTCGGCACTATTCTTTGCGCTCGTCTCTGCGCTATTCTCTCCCTTGGGCTCGGCACTATTCTCTGCGCTGGTCTCTGCGCTATTCTCTCCCTTGGGCTCGGCACTATTCTTTGCGCTGGGCTCTGCGCTGGTCTCTGAGCTGGTCTCTGAGCTGGTCTCTGCGCTATTCTCTCCCTTGGGCTCGGCGCTATTCTCTGCGCTGGTCCCTGAGCTGGTCTCTGAACTGGTCCCTGAGCTGGTCTCTGTGCTGGTCTCTGAGCTGGTCTCTGTGCTGGTCTCTGCGCTGGTCTCTGCAGATTCTTGTAGAAGACTGTCATCTTCATCCAGTTTTGGTAAGTTCAGCATTATGTCATAGATATTCATATTATTCTTAGCTGGATGTTGCGGAGAAAGGggctttttgcacatttttacgATGTTGATGATGTTATTATTCATTTCCATCATGAGTGAATGTGATTTCACAGAATGTGACCCTGTGCGATAACTCATGACTAAGTTGACTCTCTTTGCGACCTCAGTTGAAAGTAAAGATCGGAGTCTGGCTGAGTCATAGGACGGTATTTGGACAACAGCCAGGAG is a window encoding:
- the LOC115788225 gene encoding flocculation protein FLO11-like, which produces MSQISAKPRKSRQSHLDLLALSFEDTEVPCASYVEALSENYWRALADGASESEVDVLLAEMCRWLLGHVTTSILDKIEPRVTAHRHKRVPKVTARTSTNLIISDSLLSWCRYCRVTEDDVEACFGDILDDCFYQLLAVVQIPSYDSARLRSLLSTEVAKRVNLVMSYRTGSHSVKSHSLMMEMNNNIINIVKMCKKPLSPQHPAKNNMNIYDIMLNLPKLDEDDSLLQESAETSAETSTETSSETSTETSSGTSSETSSGTSAENSAEPKGENSAETSSETSSETSAEPSAKNSAEPKGENSAETSAENSAEPKGENSAETSAKNSAEPKGENSAEPSAEPSTETSSETSSETSTETSTETSSETSSGTSAENSAEPKGENSAETSSETSAEPSAKNSAEPKGENSAETSAETSAENSAEPSAENSAEPKGENSAETSSEPSTETSAENSAVTGAESAESQTLLLEFDNFLTLFLATLVGYIAKKTQTSVGNIDLLKRIGRIQLQGTQPERPKPVYKLTL